The proteins below come from a single Gimesia alba genomic window:
- a CDS encoding sigma-70 family RNA polymerase sigma factor, protein MISSKYNNPAMKQLAEQQVKYAPREVKLEQISRAEQFLSNIEQEQDYPYPDLCKEITTYRSEIYPDLVISGADVLHDLRCFIEDLSDSAEINVDDVDEEVLTVQDLSKKFNISTKTVDRWRDKGLVSRRFRFNGRKRVGFLKSSVDRFLQKNRGHITRSMNFSQLSDEDREEILRRARRLARYGGCPAEISRRIARHMNRSPETIRYTLKNFDRENPELAIFPNAPEKITEQQKRDIYNTFRRGIPVEKLARRYCRTKASIYRIISEARAARLHAQTIDYMHSDEFEQPNADKVILGPPPEVDKSNEKVRTPPGLPPYLASLYSIPLLTREEEAYYFRKLNYLKYRAFQIQENLDPNRPKARDMDQIEKLLDESTDVKNFLIRSNLRLVVSIAKRHIRPGNNFFEMVSDGNMSLIRAIEKFDYTKGNKFSTYASWAIMKNYARSIPAEYKVLDRFRTGNEELFFQSTDERESQYREELINQKQHAVIMSILDQLDGREKDILIYRYGLNARNEPQTLEQVGDRFGVTKERIRQLESRALKKLRRITQVERVEIPGI, encoded by the coding sequence ATGATCAGTTCAAAATATAACAATCCGGCGATGAAACAGTTAGCGGAGCAGCAGGTGAAGTACGCACCGCGCGAGGTGAAGCTTGAGCAAATCAGCCGCGCGGAGCAATTTCTCTCTAATATCGAGCAGGAGCAGGATTATCCCTATCCGGACCTCTGTAAGGAAATCACAACATACCGATCGGAAATTTACCCGGATCTGGTGATTTCCGGCGCGGATGTTCTGCATGATTTACGTTGCTTTATTGAGGACCTGTCTGACAGCGCAGAGATTAACGTAGACGATGTCGATGAGGAGGTTCTGACGGTCCAGGATCTCAGTAAAAAGTTCAATATTTCCACGAAGACCGTTGATCGTTGGAGAGATAAAGGTTTGGTCAGTCGTCGTTTTCGGTTTAACGGCCGGAAACGGGTTGGTTTCCTGAAGTCGTCAGTGGATCGTTTTCTACAGAAGAATCGCGGTCATATCACACGCAGCATGAATTTCAGTCAGCTGAGTGATGAAGATCGTGAAGAGATTCTGCGTCGGGCGCGGCGTCTGGCTCGGTATGGAGGGTGTCCTGCTGAGATCAGCCGGCGGATTGCGCGGCACATGAATCGTTCGCCGGAAACCATTCGCTACACTTTGAAAAATTTTGATCGGGAGAACCCGGAGTTGGCTATATTTCCGAATGCTCCAGAAAAAATTACAGAGCAACAGAAGCGTGATATTTACAACACGTTTCGACGTGGAATTCCCGTCGAAAAGCTGGCGCGTCGTTACTGTCGCACTAAGGCCAGTATTTATCGCATCATTTCCGAAGCCCGGGCTGCACGTCTGCATGCCCAGACGATCGACTACATGCATAGTGATGAATTTGAACAACCAAATGCAGACAAAGTGATTCTGGGGCCACCTCCGGAAGTCGATAAATCGAATGAAAAAGTTCGCACTCCGCCCGGATTGCCCCCGTATCTGGCAAGCTTGTATTCAATTCCATTGCTGACGCGAGAAGAGGAAGCCTACTATTTCCGAAAACTGAATTACCTGAAATACAGGGCATTTCAGATTCAGGAAAATCTGGATCCTAATCGACCCAAAGCGCGAGACATGGATCAGATCGAAAAGTTGCTTGATGAGAGTACCGATGTGAAAAACTTTTTGATCCGGAGTAACCTGCGACTGGTGGTTTCAATTGCCAAGCGTCATATCAGGCCAGGAAACAACTTCTTTGAAATGGTTAGTGACGGCAATATGTCGCTGATTCGTGCAATCGAGAAATTTGATTACACAAAAGGGAACAAGTTTTCTACGTATGCCAGCTGGGCGATTATGAAGAATTACGCACGTTCGATTCCCGCCGAGTACAAGGTGCTCGATCGGTTCCGAACGGGTAATGAAGAATTATTCTTTCAATCGACTGATGAGCGGGAAAGCCAGTACCGTGAGGAACTGATCAACCAGAAACAGCATGCTGTGATCATGAGTATTCTGGATCAGTTGGATGGCCGCGAGAAAGATATTCTGATTTATCGCTATGGACTGAATGCCCGAAATGAACCCCAGACACTTGAACAGGTTGGTGATCGTTTTGGTGTGACCAAGGAGCGGATCAGGCAGTTGGAGTCTCGTGCTCTGAAAAAATTACGGAGAATTACACAGGTAGAACGAGTTGAAATTCCGGGAATTTAA